One genomic segment of Stigmatopora argus isolate UIUO_Sarg chromosome 3, RoL_Sarg_1.0, whole genome shotgun sequence includes these proteins:
- the mterf2 gene encoding transcription termination factor 2, mitochondrial yields the protein MLRLLATSTYLAPRRTTSLAGRLGACATTTTTTTPCENPETVDVLYRLSVDLQKVRKLKGWVLRQKPAYAEEAARLLADLGASGPAVSRILTGHPEAVLCHPRQTLEQKTLWMSVCRHEKELVGVIERFPASFFTSCGHHDNQRENIAYFRSLNLNKRMIAKLMAGAPQNFGRPVEENREVVHGLCETFLELGGDQANAKVWLQKVLNQNPFILLKAPRVLKENVSFLRRLGFQRAELLLLLSKLKAFAAELHPEEVRRALAYSRDTLGCSEAELRGMVLLCPALLYFSRDVLTERFRGLLDAGVSARQIARTPAVLELTPPIVQYRIQCLKGRGLDLSAADLDVLSGTKKDFEANFGKLRPRGERPLFNPVAPLPDH from the coding sequence ATGTTGCGCCTCCTCGCCACCTCCACGTACCTCGCCCCGCGGCGCACGACCTCGCTGGCGGGCCGCCTCGGGGcgtgcgcgacgacgacgactacgACGACCCCCTGTGAGAACCCGGAAACGGTGGACGTTCTCTACCGACTCTCCGTGGACCTCCAAAAAGTGAGAAAGCTCAAAGGCTGGGTCCTCCGCCAGAAGCCGGCCTACGCCGAGGAGGCGGCGCGGCTCCTGGCGGACCTGGGCGCCTCGGGACCCGCGGTCTCCCGCATCCTGACTGGTCACCCCGAAGCCGTGCTGTGCCACCCGCGACAGACGCTGGAGCAGAAAACCCTCTGGATGTCGGTCTGCCGCCACGAGAAAGAACTGGTCGGCGTCATCGAGAGGTTCCCGGCGTCCTTTTTCACTTCGTGCGGTCACCACGACAACCAGCGCGAGAACATCGCCTACTTCCGAAGCCTGAATCTCAACAAGAGGATGATCGCCAAGCTCATGGCCGGGGCTCCTCAGAACTTCGGCCGTCCCGTGGAGGAGAACCGGGAGGTGGTCCACGGTCTTTGCGAGACCTTCCTGGAGCTGGGAGGAGACCAGGCCAACGCTAAGGTCTGGCTTCAGAAAGTCCTCAACCAGAACCCTTTCATACTCCTCAAAGCTCCCCGAGTCCTGAAGGAGAACGTGAGCTTCCTCCGCCGACTGGGCTTCCAGAGGGCGGAGCTTCTGCTCCTCCTTTCCAAGCTCAAAGCTTTCGCCGCCGAGCTCCACCCGGAAGAGGTGCGACGCGCCCTGGCTTACTCGCGGGACACTCTGGGCTGCTCGGAGGCGGAGCTCCGAGGAATGGTCCTCCTCTGCCCAGCGCTGCTCTACTTCAGCCGGGACGTTCTGACCGAGCGCTTCCGGGGGCTCCTGGACGCCGGCGTGAGCGCGCGGCAGATCGCGCGGACGCCCGCAGTCTTGGAGCTGACCCCGCCGATCGTCCAGTATCGGATTCAGTGCCTGAAGGGGCGGGGCTTGGACCTCAGCGCCGCCGACTTGGACGTTCTGAGCGGTACGAAGAAGGACTTTGAGGCCAACTTTGGGAAATTGCGGCCACGGGGGGAGAGGCCGCTTTTCAACCCGGTGGCGCCCCTGCCGGACCACTGA